The genomic region AACCGAAGGTGATCGGGCTCGACCAGAGGATTTCCAGTGCGCCGTTGGAAATCGACAGCGCGCGACGCAGGTTCTGCTCCATCAGACCGCCCAGGATGAAACCCAGCAATACTGGCGACAACGGGAAGTCCAGCTTGCGCAGGATGTAGCCGAAGATGCCAATGCCGATCATCAGGAACAGGTCGAAGGTTGTGGCGTGTACGGCGTAGACGCCGATCCCGGTGATGATCGCGATCACCGGCACCAGTGCCCAGTTCGGCACGGCGAGGATGCGGGTAAAGATGCGGATCATCGGAATGTTGAGGATCACCAGCATCACGTTGGCGACGAACAGCGATGCGATCAGGCCCCAGACAATATCCGGTTGCTGCTGGAACAACAGCGGACCCGGGGTGATGTTGTACAGCGACAGTGCGCCGATCATCACTGCCGTGGTGCCCGAACCCGGCACACCGAGGGTCAGCATCGGCACCAGGGCACCACAGGCTGCGCCGCCGATGGCGGTTTCCGGAGCCGCGAGGCCACGCATGTCGCCTTGGCCGAACGTGCCCTTGGCACCGGCGATCCGTTTCTCGGTCATGTAGGCCACCGCGCTGGCCAACGTCGCGCCGGCACCCGGCAACACGCCCATGATGAAACCCAGCAAACCGCAACGCAGGTTCACCACGAACACCGCCGAGGCTTCCTTGAAGTTGAACATCATGCGACCGGTGGCTTTCACCGCTTCCTGGCCACGGTGGGTTTTTTCCAGCAGCAGGAGGATTTCGCTGATGGAGAACAGGCCCAATACCAGCACGACGAACTGAATGCCGTCCGTCAGGTGAATGTTGTCCCCGGTGAAGCGGTATACGCCGCTGTTGGCATCGATCCCGACGCTCGACAGAAACAGACCGATCAGCGCTGCAATGAAGGTCTTGAGCGGTCGATCACC from Pseudomonas sp. GGS8 harbors:
- a CDS encoding tripartite tricarboxylate transporter permease; the encoded protein is MDTLGYLGQGFGVALSPYNLVTALCGTLIGTVVGLLPGLGPINGVALLIPIAFALGLPPESALILLAAVYLGCEYGGRISSILLNIPGEASTVMTTLDGYPMARKGLAGVALSLSAWSSFIGAFIATCGMVLFAPLLAKWAIAFGPAEYFVLMVFAIVCLGGMAGDRPLKTFIAALIGLFLSSVGIDANSGVYRFTGDNIHLTDGIQFVVLVLGLFSISEILLLLEKTHRGQEAVKATGRMMFNFKEASAVFVVNLRCGLLGFIMGVLPGAGATLASAVAYMTEKRIAGAKGTFGQGDMRGLAAPETAIGGAACGALVPMLTLGVPGSGTTAVMIGALSLYNITPGPLLFQQQPDIVWGLIASLFVANVMLVILNIPMIRIFTRILAVPNWALVPVIAIITGIGVYAVHATTFDLFLMIGIGIFGYILRKLDFPLSPVLLGFILGGLMEQNLRRALSISNGALEILWSSPITFGCWVLTAIMLLMPLLRIWRKRSVARRAVADV